In a single window of the Verrucomicrobiota bacterium genome:
- a CDS encoding MotA/TolQ/ExbB proton channel family protein: protein MKCFSTILFSFLLLASASAQLPETLTQPTGEPLDWIAFRDYLQQGGIMMYPLAALSFFVVLLVFFYFFTIRKGTVVTNRFMNQAESLLRSRDYLGLIAVCSRSNQAISHVMNKTLDFVTKNPETDFDEAREVAEAEGTRQAGLLNQRITYLNDIGSIAPMVGLLGTVLGMIKSFNEIAETAQIGARQMDFAGGVSEALITTASGLVVGIPALVFYSYFRGRVQSYVSELEAAATHLMALFSAQQKRGGAVQGFSPEGHPDEAYGRYALGRERRDPQGL, encoded by the coding sequence ATGAAGTGCTTTTCCACGATCCTGTTCTCGTTCCTGCTGCTGGCCTCGGCCTCGGCGCAGCTTCCCGAGACCCTGACCCAGCCAACGGGTGAGCCTCTCGATTGGATCGCTTTTCGCGATTACCTCCAGCAAGGCGGCATCATGATGTATCCGCTGGCGGCCCTTTCCTTTTTCGTGGTCCTGCTGGTTTTTTTCTACTTTTTCACCATCCGCAAAGGCACGGTGGTGACCAATCGATTCATGAACCAAGCGGAGTCCCTCCTCCGCTCCCGCGACTACCTGGGGCTGATCGCGGTTTGCTCCCGCAGCAACCAGGCGATTTCCCACGTTATGAACAAGACGCTGGATTTTGTGACCAAGAATCCGGAGACCGATTTCGACGAAGCCCGGGAGGTGGCGGAGGCCGAGGGAACGCGCCAAGCGGGCTTGCTCAACCAGCGCATCACCTACTTGAACGACATTGGGTCGATCGCGCCCATGGTCGGTCTCTTGGGAACGGTGCTCGGGATGATCAAGAGCTTCAATGAGATCGCGGAGACGGCCCAGATCGGTGCCCGTCAGATGGACTTTGCCGGGGGGGTGTCCGAGGCGCTCATCACGACGGCCAGTGGCTTGGTGGTGGGGATCCCGGCGCTCGTCTTTTATTCCTACTTCCGAGGCCGGGTTCAAAGCTATGTCTCGGAGCTGGAGGCGGCTGCCACCCATTTGATGGCGCTTTTCTCTGCGCAGCAAAAGCGCGGCGGGGCGGTGCAAGGCTTCTCGCCCGAAGGCCATCCCGATGAGGCCTATGGCCGCTATGCCTTGGGTCGCGAGCGACGCGACCCCCAAGGACTCTAA
- a CDS encoding biopolymer transporter ExbD, whose product MKFRSTVQSEKATFQLAPMVDIVFLLLIFFIVTWSFVRFETELEVSVPAAEEGEDPERTVGEIIINVRADGTIVLEGQSLSEDQLLERLVSIAAVFQDQAVILRGDRQTAYEDVVRILDICAKAKIWNVAFATERPESG is encoded by the coding sequence ATGAAGTTCCGGAGCACCGTCCAGTCCGAGAAGGCGACTTTCCAGTTGGCCCCCATGGTCGACATCGTCTTTCTGCTGCTGATTTTTTTCATTGTGACGTGGAGCTTTGTTCGCTTTGAAACCGAGTTGGAGGTTTCGGTGCCGGCCGCGGAGGAGGGGGAGGACCCGGAGCGGACGGTGGGCGAGATCATCATCAATGTGCGGGCCGATGGCACCATCGTGCTGGAAGGGCAAAGCTTGAGCGAGGACCAGTTGCTGGAGCGCTTGGTCAGCATTGCGGCGGTCTTTCAGGACCAAGCGGTCATTCTCCGGGGCGACCGCCAGACGGCTTACGAGGACGTGGTGAGAATTCTCGACATTTGCGCCAAGGCCAAGATATGGAATGTGGCCTTTGCCACCGAGCGCCCGGAATCAGGATGA